A genomic window from Amia ocellicauda isolate fAmiCal2 chromosome 15, fAmiCal2.hap1, whole genome shotgun sequence includes:
- the LOC136771431 gene encoding apelin receptor A-like, protein MANSTTNETFLISDEPTNYSDFDFDFDIPAENITGNDEFVMFIIVIYCFVFFIGTVGNIAIIYTMAMKKTKKRLADIFITHLSVADLVFLITLPLWIVSLALNNHWPFGVFLCQFTSYILSVNMFSSIFFLTSMSIDRYMAIVLLSDTRTLRTKRYAHLTAGVVWGVSFGLGIQSFFFRTVDDNNRCTDSQSEQKHVFSLVSRVLAFLLPLLTISICYSSIAIKLHRHFKRMNKEEKYKRRSVKLGLWIIAMFIVSWLPFNILATVRTLFDSQHIDLSSEEINRLQKSLMFATCLAFSNSCVNPIIYIILDSYVQKCIFKLLHCSLTHTMASMKSSMTSSTVYAERDSISSKELS, encoded by the coding sequence ATGGCTAACTCTACCACAAATGAAACTTTTCTCATATCAGACGAACCAACGAATTATTCTGATTTTGACTTTGACTTTGATATTCCTGCAGAAAACATCACTGGGAATGATGAGTTTGTGATGTTCATCATAGTTATTTACTGCTTTGTCTTCTTCATTGGGACAGTGGGTAACATAGCTATTATCTACACCATGGCAATGAAGAAGACCAAGAAGAGGCTGGCGGATATTTTTATTACTCATCTCTCAGTTGCAGACTTGGTTTTCCTCATCACCTTACCGCTGTGGATAGTTTCACTGGCTTTGAACAACCATTGGCCATTCGGAGTGTTTCTGTGTCAGTTTACCTCCTACATTCTTTCGGTGAACATGTTTTCGAgcattttttttctgacttcCATGAGCATCGACAGATACATGGCTATCGTTTTGTTATCCGACACTCGGACATTAAGAACGAAGAGGTACGCTCATCTGACGGCCGGGGTTGTGTGGGGAGTTTCCTTTGGGCTTGGCATCCAAAGCTTTTTCTTCAGGACTGTTGATGACAATAATCGCTGCACAGACAGTCAATCTGAGCAAAAGCATGTTTTCAGCCTGGTGTCAAGAGTACTCGCCTTCTTGTTGCCCCTGCTGACCATTTCCATTTGCTACTCCTCCATTGCCATCAAACTCCACCGACACTTCAAACGAATGAACAAGGAAGAAAAATACAAGAGGAGGTCAGTGAAACTCGGGCTGTGGATCATCGCCATGTTCATTGTCTCCTGGCTTCCCTTCAACATTTTGGCAACCGTCCGAACTCTGTTTGATTCACAACACATTGACTTGTCTTCTGAGGAGATCAACAGGCTGCAAAAAAGCCTTATGTTTGCTACCTGTCTGGCTTTCAGTAACAGCTGTGTCAATCCTATTATCTACATCATACTCGACAGTTatgttcagaaatgtatttttaagctGCTCCACTGCTCACTGACACATACAATGGCCTCAATGAAATC